Proteins encoded by one window of Kribbella flavida DSM 17836:
- the kdpC gene encoding K(+)-transporting ATPase subunit C: MATRRRPFGQVTVAVRAMLAATVLLGVLYPLVMTGAAQVLFPGNANGSMVQLDGRDVGSGLIGQAYTRDTGQKDADGNAVMAPDPRWFQSRPSAVGYDGAGSGASQYGPNSPELLKLVEQRRADVAKLEGVDPAQVPPDAVTASGSGLDPHISPEYAVIQVRRVAQQRGLSVDEVQRLVRQNTTGRKLGFLGEPTVNVVTLNRDLAELN; the protein is encoded by the coding sequence ATGGCTACCAGAAGACGCCCGTTCGGCCAGGTCACGGTCGCGGTTCGCGCGATGCTCGCGGCCACGGTGCTGCTCGGCGTGCTGTACCCGCTGGTGATGACCGGCGCCGCCCAGGTGCTGTTCCCCGGCAACGCCAACGGCTCGATGGTCCAGCTCGACGGCCGGGACGTCGGCTCGGGCCTGATCGGCCAGGCCTACACCCGCGACACCGGGCAGAAGGATGCCGACGGCAACGCCGTGATGGCCCCGGACCCGCGGTGGTTCCAGAGCCGGCCGTCGGCGGTCGGCTACGACGGCGCCGGCAGCGGAGCTTCGCAGTACGGGCCGAACAGTCCGGAGCTGCTGAAGCTGGTTGAGCAGCGGCGCGCGGACGTGGCGAAGCTGGAGGGCGTGGATCCGGCGCAGGTCCCGCCGGACGCCGTGACGGCGTCGGGCAGCGGGCTCGACCCGCACATCAGCCCGGAGTACGCCGTGATCCAGGTGCGGCGGGTCGCCCAGCAGCGGGGGCTGAGCGTGGACGAGGTGCAGCGCCTGGTCCGGCAGAACACCACGGGCCGGAAGCTGGGATTTCTCGGCGAGCCGACGGTCAACGTGGTCACGCTCAACCGGGATCTGGCGGAGTTGAACTGA
- the kdpB gene encoding potassium-transporting ATPase subunit KdpB, giving the protein MTTPLLTPAPPQQPAVQKTPSGLFDPKLLLTALPDALRKLDPRVMVKNPVMFVVEVGAVASTVLAVADPTGFVWSVVAWLWLTVLFANLAEAVAEGRGKAQAATLRRAKTETTARRLRPDGTEQQVPATALDLGDRVVVEAGQVIPGDGDVVEGVASVDESAITGESAPVIRESGGDRSAVTGGTRVLSDRIVVRITARPGESFIDRMIALVEGAARQKTPNEIALNILLASLTLVFLLATVTLPSYARYAGIDLSIVVLVALLVCLIPTTIGALLSAIGIAGMDRLVQRNVLAMSGRAVEAAGDVNTLLLDKTGTITFGNRQAAEFVPLPGVSEQELADAAQLSSLADETPEGRSIVVLAKTRYGLRERHTGELPHATFVEFTAQTRMSGVDVDGRRIRKGAAGAVTAWIHDQGSAVDAGLGDLVDGISASGGTPLVVAVSTHDAARPLGVIHLKDVVKDGMRQRFDQLRAMGIRTVMITGDNPLTAQAIAAEAGVDDFLAEATPEDKLALIKAEQAGGRLVAMTGDGTNDAPALAQADVGVAMNSGTSAAKEAGNMVDLDSDPTKLIEIVEIGKQLLITRGSLTTFSIANDVAKYFAILPALFAGAYPGLETLNVMRLDSVESAILSALVFNALVIVALVPLALRGVRYRPSSASAMLRRNLLVYGLGGLVTPFVGIKLIDLLVSVVPGIG; this is encoded by the coding sequence GTGACCACCCCGCTGTTGACCCCTGCCCCGCCCCAGCAGCCGGCGGTGCAGAAGACGCCCTCGGGCCTGTTCGACCCGAAGCTGCTGCTCACCGCACTGCCGGACGCGCTGCGCAAGCTCGACCCGCGGGTGATGGTGAAGAACCCGGTGATGTTCGTTGTCGAGGTGGGAGCGGTCGCCTCGACGGTGCTGGCCGTCGCCGACCCGACCGGGTTCGTCTGGTCGGTCGTCGCCTGGCTGTGGCTGACCGTGCTGTTCGCCAACCTCGCCGAGGCGGTCGCCGAGGGCCGCGGCAAGGCGCAGGCCGCCACGCTGCGCCGGGCGAAAACCGAGACCACGGCTCGCCGGCTGCGGCCCGACGGGACCGAGCAGCAGGTTCCGGCGACCGCGCTCGACCTGGGCGACCGGGTGGTCGTCGAGGCTGGTCAGGTCATCCCGGGCGATGGCGACGTGGTCGAGGGCGTGGCCAGCGTCGACGAGTCTGCGATCACGGGAGAGTCGGCGCCGGTGATCCGGGAGTCCGGCGGGGACCGTAGCGCGGTGACCGGCGGGACCCGGGTGCTGTCGGACCGGATCGTGGTCCGGATCACCGCCCGGCCGGGGGAGAGCTTCATCGACCGGATGATCGCGCTGGTCGAGGGCGCCGCGCGGCAGAAGACGCCGAACGAGATCGCGCTGAACATCCTGCTCGCCAGTCTCACCCTCGTGTTCCTGCTGGCCACCGTGACGCTGCCGTCGTACGCGCGGTACGCCGGGATCGACCTGAGCATTGTGGTCCTGGTGGCGCTGCTGGTCTGCCTGATCCCGACCACGATCGGCGCGCTGCTGTCGGCGATCGGCATCGCCGGGATGGACCGGCTGGTGCAGCGCAACGTGCTGGCGATGTCCGGCCGGGCCGTCGAGGCCGCGGGCGACGTGAACACGTTGCTGCTGGACAAGACCGGCACGATCACCTTCGGCAACCGGCAGGCGGCCGAGTTCGTCCCGCTGCCCGGGGTGAGCGAGCAGGAACTGGCGGACGCGGCCCAGCTGTCCAGCCTGGCTGACGAGACGCCCGAGGGCCGGTCGATCGTCGTGCTGGCGAAGACGCGGTACGGGCTGCGCGAGCGGCACACCGGGGAGCTGCCGCACGCGACGTTCGTGGAGTTCACCGCGCAGACCCGGATGAGCGGTGTCGACGTCGACGGCCGGCGGATCCGCAAGGGCGCGGCCGGCGCGGTCACCGCCTGGATCCACGACCAGGGCAGCGCGGTGGACGCCGGACTGGGCGACCTGGTCGACGGCATCTCCGCCTCGGGCGGTACGCCGCTGGTGGTGGCGGTGAGCACGCACGACGCGGCCCGGCCGCTCGGCGTGATCCACCTCAAGGACGTCGTCAAGGACGGCATGCGGCAGCGGTTCGACCAGCTGCGCGCGATGGGCATCCGGACCGTGATGATCACCGGCGACAACCCGCTGACCGCTCAGGCGATCGCCGCCGAGGCCGGCGTCGACGACTTCCTGGCCGAGGCGACGCCCGAGGACAAGCTGGCGCTGATCAAGGCCGAGCAGGCCGGTGGCCGGCTGGTCGCGATGACCGGTGACGGCACCAACGACGCCCCGGCGCTCGCGCAGGCCGACGTCGGCGTCGCGATGAACAGCGGGACGTCGGCCGCGAAGGAGGCCGGCAACATGGTCGACCTCGACTCCGACCCGACCAAGCTGATCGAGATCGTGGAGATCGGCAAGCAGTTGCTGATCACCCGGGGCTCGTTGACCACCTTCTCGATCGCCAACGACGTGGCCAAGTACTTCGCGATCCTGCCGGCCCTGTTCGCCGGTGCCTACCCGGGCCTGGAGACGCTGAACGTGATGCGGCTGGACTCGGTGGAGTCCGCGATCCTGTCCGCCCTGGTCTTCAACGCGCTGGTGATCGTCGCGCTGGTTCCGCTGGCGCTGCGCGGCGTCCGGTACCGGCCGTCCTCGGCGTCCGCGATGCTGCGGCGCAATCTGCTGGTCTACGGCCTCGGCGGCCTGGTCACACCGTTCGTCGGCATCAAACTCATCGATCTGCTGGTCTCGGTCGTCCCGGGCATCGGCTAG
- the kdpA gene encoding potassium-transporting ATPase subunit KdpA, whose translation MSDTAAGLLQAALLLLLLAAAYRPLGGYLARVYTAGRDTRVERGAYKMLGVDAKADQTWAVYARSVLAFSVVGLVLLYLLQRLQAYLPLSLGLPGVGSGSAFNTAASFVSNTNWQSYSPEATMGHLIQFAGLAVQNFLSAAVGIAVAIALIRGFSRSRTERLGNFWVDLTRTVLRVLLPLAVVGGLVLVATGVVQNFSGAHEVTTLTGQPQSVPGGPVAGQEVIKQLGTNGGGFYNANSGHPFENPNPVSNLFEIFLLLLIPVCLTRTFGLLVKDTRQGSAVLGVMATLWAVFTIAATAFETRGGGSATQAAGAAMEGKETRFGEWASALFAASTTGTSTGAVNAAHDSFTPLGGGTALFHMMLGEVSPGGAGSGLYGMLVLAVLAVFVAGLMVGRTPEYLGKKVTAREMKLVSLYILTTPALVLTGSAIAMGLATARASIFNTGSPHGFTEVLYAFTSAGNNNGSAFGGLSANVPFYNTALGVVMLLGRFLPILLVLALAGSFARQQPVPVTDGTLPTHRALFVTLLVGVVLIVTGLTYFPALTLGPLAEGL comes from the coding sequence ATGTCCGACACCGCCGCCGGCCTGCTCCAGGCCGCTCTGCTCCTCCTGCTCCTGGCGGCCGCCTACCGGCCGCTCGGCGGGTACCTGGCCCGGGTCTACACGGCCGGCCGGGACACCCGGGTGGAGCGCGGCGCCTACAAGATGCTGGGTGTCGACGCGAAGGCGGACCAGACCTGGGCGGTCTACGCCCGCTCGGTACTGGCCTTCTCCGTGGTCGGCCTGGTCCTGCTGTACCTGCTCCAGCGGCTGCAGGCGTACCTGCCGTTGTCGCTCGGGCTGCCGGGTGTGGGATCCGGATCGGCGTTCAACACCGCGGCGTCGTTCGTCTCGAACACGAACTGGCAGTCCTACTCGCCCGAGGCGACGATGGGGCACCTGATCCAGTTCGCCGGGCTCGCGGTGCAGAACTTCCTGTCCGCGGCCGTCGGCATCGCGGTCGCGATCGCGCTGATCCGGGGGTTCTCCCGGTCGAGGACCGAGCGGCTGGGCAACTTCTGGGTCGACCTCACCCGGACAGTGCTCCGGGTGCTGCTGCCGCTCGCGGTCGTCGGTGGGCTGGTCCTGGTCGCGACTGGCGTGGTGCAGAACTTCTCGGGCGCCCACGAGGTGACCACGCTCACCGGTCAGCCGCAGTCCGTCCCGGGCGGTCCGGTGGCCGGCCAGGAGGTGATCAAGCAGCTCGGGACCAACGGCGGCGGCTTCTACAACGCCAACTCGGGACACCCGTTCGAGAACCCGAACCCGGTGTCCAACCTGTTCGAGATCTTCCTGCTGCTGCTGATCCCGGTCTGCCTGACCCGGACCTTCGGCCTGCTGGTCAAGGACACGCGGCAGGGCTCCGCGGTCCTCGGCGTGATGGCCACGCTCTGGGCGGTGTTCACCATCGCCGCGACCGCGTTCGAGACCCGCGGCGGGGGCTCCGCAACCCAGGCGGCCGGCGCCGCGATGGAGGGCAAGGAGACCCGTTTCGGCGAGTGGGCGTCGGCGCTGTTCGCCGCCTCCACCACCGGTACGTCGACGGGCGCGGTCAACGCGGCGCACGACTCGTTCACCCCGCTCGGTGGTGGCACCGCGCTGTTCCACATGATGCTGGGCGAGGTCTCACCCGGCGGGGCCGGCTCCGGCCTGTACGGCATGCTCGTGCTGGCCGTGCTCGCGGTCTTCGTGGCCGGGCTGATGGTCGGCCGGACCCCGGAGTACCTGGGCAAGAAGGTCACCGCCCGCGAGATGAAGCTGGTCTCGCTGTACATCCTGACCACGCCGGCGCTGGTCCTGACCGGCAGCGCGATCGCGATGGGACTGGCCACGGCGCGGGCGTCGATCTTCAACACCGGCAGCCCGCACGGTTTCACCGAGGTGCTGTACGCCTTCACGTCCGCGGGCAACAACAACGGCAGTGCCTTCGGCGGGCTCAGCGCGAACGTCCCGTTCTACAACACCGCGCTGGGCGTGGTGATGCTGCTCGGCCGGTTCCTGCCGATCCTGCTGGTTCTCGCCCTGGCCGGGTCGTTCGCCCGGCAGCAGCCGGTGCCGGTGACCGACGGCACGTTGCCCACCCACCGGGCCTTGTTCGTCACGCTGCTCGTCGGCGTGGTGCTGATCGTCACCGGCCTGACCTACTTCCCCGCTCTCACTCTCGGACCCCTCGCGGAGGGACTGTGA
- the kdpF gene encoding K(+)-transporting ATPase subunit F, with protein MSSENVAGLVIAVALVLYLVAALIFPERF; from the coding sequence GTGAGCTCCGAGAACGTCGCCGGTCTGGTGATTGCCGTGGCGCTGGTCCTCTACCTGGTCGCGGCCCTGATCTTCCCCGAGAGGTTTTGA
- a CDS encoding RidA family protein — MRTEPTITPLNPAILPAATGNYTHGVEVTGAGRMVFVSGQVPWGDDQGRIPDDFEDQCRMVWRNVLAVLAEAGLGVRNLVKVTTYLSGRQYRAANSKIREEVLGDHAPALTIIICDIYAEEWLLEIEAIAVG, encoded by the coding sequence GTGCGCACCGAACCCACGATCACGCCGCTGAACCCGGCGATCCTGCCGGCCGCGACCGGCAACTACACGCACGGCGTCGAGGTGACCGGGGCCGGCCGGATGGTGTTCGTCAGCGGTCAGGTGCCCTGGGGTGACGACCAGGGCCGGATCCCGGACGACTTCGAGGACCAGTGCCGGATGGTCTGGCGCAACGTGCTCGCCGTGCTGGCCGAGGCGGGCCTGGGTGTGCGCAACCTGGTCAAGGTCACCACGTACCTGTCCGGTCGGCAGTACCGGGCGGCGAACTCGAAGATCCGCGAGGAGGTGCTCGGCGACCACGCCCCGGCGCTGACCATCATCATCTGCGACATCTACGCCGAGGAGTGGCTGCTCGAGATCGAGGCGATCGCCGTCGGCTAG
- a CDS encoding bifunctional DNA primase/polymerase, producing the protein MFEDWLRRRHLDTLRERALRYAANGWPVAPLAVPRDGSCPCRLRDCVEPHLVGEAVTDPVQVAIVWDRQPWDLALPTSSFDVVDVPARFGALLNQLLKTTCPTAMAPAHRRWWFFLVPGSIPAAQVRAADGVLHSGPDDWVAAPGTNLEYDGRVRWLVHPGLTGWRPYQRRDAVDEVFF; encoded by the coding sequence GTGTTTGAGGACTGGCTCCGACGCCGTCACCTGGACACCCTGCGCGAACGAGCCCTCCGGTACGCCGCCAACGGGTGGCCGGTGGCTCCGCTGGCGGTTCCCCGGGACGGGAGCTGTCCCTGCCGGTTACGTGACTGCGTCGAACCGCACCTCGTCGGCGAGGCTGTCACCGATCCGGTCCAGGTGGCGATCGTCTGGGACCGGCAGCCGTGGGACCTGGCGTTGCCGACGAGCAGCTTCGACGTGGTCGACGTACCGGCCCGGTTCGGGGCCCTGCTCAACCAGTTGCTGAAGACAACCTGTCCCACCGCGATGGCGCCGGCCCATCGCCGCTGGTGGTTCTTCCTGGTCCCCGGCTCGATCCCGGCCGCTCAGGTGCGGGCGGCGGACGGCGTCCTGCACTCCGGGCCGGACGACTGGGTCGCGGCCCCCGGCACGAACCTGGAGTACGACGGCCGGGTGCGCTGGCTGGTCCATCCGGGCCTGACCGGCTGGCGGCCGTACCAGCGCCGGGACGCGGTGGACGAGGTGTTCTTCTGA
- a CDS encoding class I SAM-dependent methyltransferase gives MAIDAALEAHYTTRHDEAHRLSSTLKGRLELARVQELLGRYLPDPPAVVADVGGGPGVHARWLQELGYAVELLDPVQRHVEQARAAGIDARLGDARWLPWEDASFDAVLLAGPMYHLTAAADRRLALHEASRVTRPGGFVAVVAINRAANLIGSLLANRLQQRERIVREILETGYSADNERMAETTYHSVTQLRTELTSVGFRAVTVHGLTGPGGWLTVTLDAHFGRQPAPESMTDPDPLETALICSRLADRCPELVPSSSLFFAVGQRV, from the coding sequence ATGGCGATTGATGCGGCGCTCGAGGCGCACTACACGACTCGGCATGACGAGGCGCACCGGTTGAGCTCGACGTTGAAGGGGCGGTTGGAGCTGGCGCGGGTGCAGGAGCTGTTGGGGCGGTACCTGCCCGATCCACCGGCGGTGGTGGCGGACGTCGGGGGTGGGCCCGGCGTGCACGCGCGGTGGTTGCAGGAGTTGGGATACGCGGTCGAGCTGCTGGATCCCGTCCAGCGGCACGTGGAGCAGGCCCGCGCGGCGGGGATCGACGCGCGGCTGGGGGATGCCCGGTGGCTGCCGTGGGAGGACGCGTCGTTCGACGCCGTCCTGCTGGCCGGGCCGATGTACCACCTGACCGCGGCGGCGGATCGGCGGCTGGCGCTGCACGAGGCGAGCCGGGTGACCCGGCCGGGCGGGTTCGTCGCGGTGGTCGCGATCAACCGCGCGGCGAACCTGATCGGCTCCCTGCTCGCCAACAGGCTGCAGCAGCGGGAGCGGATCGTGCGGGAGATCCTGGAGACCGGCTACAGCGCGGACAACGAGCGGATGGCGGAGACGACGTACCACTCCGTCACCCAGCTGCGGACGGAGCTGACCAGCGTCGGCTTCCGGGCGGTCACGGTGCACGGGTTGACCGGACCGGGCGGTTGGCTGACGGTGACGCTCGACGCGCACTTCGGCCGGCAGCCGGCGCCGGAGTCGATGACCGACCCCGATCCGCTGGAGACCGCGCTGATCTGCTCCCGGCTTGCCGACCGCTGTCCCGAGCTGGTCCCGTCCAGCTCGCTGTTCTTCGCGGTGGGCCAGCGTGTTTGA
- a CDS encoding aminoglycoside phosphotransferase family protein, with the protein MSDTPDLGPVPERIGVEAEQVRRLVEAQFPQWADLPVEPVAKGGWDNWTFHLGTDLVVRLPSAAEYAQAVEKEHRWLPVLAPRLPLPIPVPLAQGKPSADYPHPWSIYRWLDGMTATAGRIADPVEFAVDLAGFLVALQNIDAVDGPQPGIHNWFRGGTLRTYDKLTQRALDELDGHVDVELAREIWARALGARWDGVDRWFHGDVAEGNLLLGDGRLAAVIDFGTCGVGDPACDLAIGWTLLTADGRQAFRDRLSVDAGSWARGRGWALWKALATCLYTYQDPADAVEFTGAQRVLAEIFSEYAGGRSGPPAAIVPPPA; encoded by the coding sequence TTGAGTGACACGCCGGACCTCGGTCCTGTGCCGGAGCGCATCGGCGTCGAGGCGGAGCAGGTCCGCCGGCTCGTCGAAGCGCAGTTCCCGCAGTGGGCCGATCTGCCCGTCGAACCCGTGGCCAAGGGCGGCTGGGACAACTGGACCTTTCACCTCGGGACCGACCTGGTGGTGCGCCTTCCCAGCGCCGCGGAGTACGCCCAGGCGGTCGAGAAGGAGCACCGGTGGCTGCCGGTTCTGGCTCCCCGGCTCCCCCTGCCGATCCCGGTCCCGCTGGCGCAAGGGAAGCCGAGCGCCGACTACCCGCATCCGTGGTCCATCTACCGGTGGCTCGACGGCATGACGGCCACCGCGGGCCGCATCGCCGACCCGGTCGAGTTCGCCGTCGACCTGGCCGGTTTCCTGGTCGCCTTGCAGAACATCGACGCCGTCGACGGTCCGCAGCCCGGAATCCACAACTGGTTCCGGGGCGGCACGCTGCGGACCTACGACAAGCTCACCCAGCGGGCCCTCGACGAGCTGGACGGCCACGTCGACGTGGAGCTGGCGCGCGAGATCTGGGCGCGCGCACTCGGCGCACGCTGGGACGGTGTGGACCGCTGGTTCCACGGCGACGTCGCCGAAGGCAATCTGCTGCTCGGCGACGGGCGGTTGGCGGCCGTCATCGATTTCGGGACGTGCGGCGTCGGTGACCCGGCCTGCGACCTGGCCATCGGCTGGACCTTGCTGACCGCCGACGGCCGGCAGGCGTTCCGGGACCGGCTGTCCGTGGATGCGGGGTCCTGGGCGCGCGGCCGTGGCTGGGCCTTGTGGAAGGCGCTCGCCACCTGTCTGTACACGTACCAGGATCCGGCGGACGCGGTCGAGTTCACCGGCGCGCAGCGGGTCCTCGCCGAGATCTTCTCGGAGTACGCAGGCGGCCGGTCCGGCCCGCCGGCAGCCATCGTCCCGCCTCCGGCCTGA
- a CDS encoding vWA domain-containing protein has protein sequence MSDNTVPGTPSATSASDAPPVEESVEGSAGPPAETAAVAAPSGPETSPSAPPASPASAQSSLAAPRGLSYAVDIVFCVDVTGSMTPIIDQVKANALGFYDDVQTNLTDKGKNVAQLRVRVIAFRDFVADGAAALEESAFFTLPEERGEFSEFVNGLIAQGGGDAPESGLEAVALAIKSPWTTTGDRRRQVIVVWTDQPAQPLDPSALPADLSARVPADFSALTDLWEDEQGPMGSSAKRLILFAPDGPGWSDISSVWENVVHHPSQAGGGLSEVDYGTIIDSIGNSV, from the coding sequence GTGAGCGACAACACCGTGCCCGGAACTCCGTCCGCGACGTCAGCATCCGACGCGCCGCCGGTGGAGGAAAGTGTCGAAGGCTCTGCTGGACCGCCCGCGGAGACGGCAGCAGTCGCCGCCCCGTCCGGTCCCGAGACGTCCCCCTCGGCCCCGCCGGCGTCACCGGCGTCGGCACAGTCGAGCCTGGCCGCGCCGCGCGGGCTGAGCTACGCGGTGGACATCGTGTTCTGCGTCGACGTGACCGGCAGCATGACGCCGATCATCGACCAGGTGAAGGCCAACGCGCTGGGGTTCTACGACGACGTACAGACCAACCTGACCGACAAGGGCAAGAACGTCGCCCAGCTGCGGGTGCGGGTCATCGCGTTCCGCGACTTCGTGGCCGACGGCGCCGCGGCGCTGGAGGAGTCCGCCTTCTTCACCCTGCCGGAAGAACGCGGTGAGTTCTCCGAGTTCGTGAACGGCCTGATCGCCCAAGGCGGCGGCGACGCTCCCGAGTCGGGTCTGGAGGCGGTGGCACTGGCCATCAAGTCGCCCTGGACGACAACCGGGGACCGCCGCCGGCAGGTCATCGTGGTGTGGACCGACCAGCCGGCCCAGCCGCTGGACCCCTCGGCACTTCCGGCCGACCTGTCCGCCCGGGTGCCCGCCGACTTCAGCGCTCTCACCGACCTGTGGGAGGACGAGCAGGGCCCGATGGGTTCCAGCGCCAAGCGGCTCATCCTGTTCGCGCCGGACGGCCCGGGATGGAGCGACATCTCCTCGGTCTGGGAGAACGTCGTGCACCATCCGTCGCAGGCCGGCGGAGGATTGTCCGAGGTGGACTACGGGACGATCATCGACTCGATCGGCAACTCGGTGTGA
- a CDS encoding PP2C family protein-serine/threonine phosphatase has translation MSRAEGAAASLPGPTFSFGFNLGKVPDQGEDSDPILRDGPDLGLVAVFDGMGGAGGTVYETPEGRRTGAYLASRIARDVVERRMLELLEPDWNLNGEAAAEDLRGSVQEALRERLTELNAPPSGLRSRLLRALPTTMAVAALQRTQPGGATWACHLLWAGDSRAYVFEPEGARQLTTDDLRDPGDALANLRHDSVVSNAMSADTDFHVNYRRIELRAPFLVACATDGCFGYVNTPMHFEHLVLGHLQQARTSKAWSAALQTEISSVTGDDAAMSLMGVGASLQEFQELFAPRVAELEQQFIGPLDQLEDEVSRAERELEDLRERRLATTTAIWSRYKVGYERYLQPAGDPDDGATGSAEATAAPRASSVAVPDGESDPATTDPAAEDSEETP, from the coding sequence GTGAGCCGAGCCGAGGGCGCGGCGGCGTCCCTTCCCGGCCCCACCTTCTCCTTCGGTTTCAACCTGGGCAAGGTCCCCGACCAGGGCGAGGACTCCGATCCGATTCTCCGCGACGGCCCGGACCTGGGCCTGGTGGCGGTGTTCGACGGGATGGGTGGTGCCGGCGGCACCGTCTACGAAACCCCCGAGGGCCGGCGTACCGGCGCGTACCTGGCCTCCCGGATCGCCCGGGACGTGGTCGAGCGCCGGATGCTGGAGCTGCTCGAGCCCGACTGGAACCTGAACGGCGAAGCAGCCGCGGAGGACCTGCGCGGATCGGTGCAGGAGGCTCTGCGGGAACGGCTGACCGAGCTCAACGCGCCCCCCAGCGGTCTGCGGTCGCGGTTGCTCCGAGCGCTGCCGACCACGATGGCGGTCGCCGCCCTGCAGCGAACCCAGCCCGGCGGCGCGACCTGGGCGTGCCATCTGCTCTGGGCCGGGGACTCGCGGGCCTACGTCTTCGAACCCGAGGGGGCTCGCCAGCTGACCACCGACGACCTGCGCGATCCAGGTGACGCGCTGGCGAACCTGCGGCACGACTCCGTGGTGAGCAACGCGATGTCGGCCGACACGGACTTCCACGTGAACTACCGCAGGATCGAGCTGCGGGCGCCGTTCCTGGTGGCGTGCGCGACCGACGGCTGCTTCGGCTACGTGAACACCCCGATGCACTTCGAGCACCTGGTGCTTGGTCACCTTCAGCAGGCTCGCACCAGCAAAGCCTGGTCGGCAGCGCTGCAGACGGAGATCTCGTCGGTCACCGGCGACGACGCGGCGATGTCGCTGATGGGGGTGGGCGCGAGCCTGCAGGAGTTCCAGGAGCTGTTCGCCCCGCGGGTCGCCGAGCTCGAGCAACAGTTCATCGGGCCGCTCGACCAGCTCGAGGACGAGGTGAGCCGCGCCGAACGCGAACTCGAAGATCTGCGGGAACGCCGGCTCGCGACGACCACGGCCATCTGGAGCCGGTACAAGGTGGGCTACGAGCGGTATCTCCAGCCGGCCGGGGACCCCGACGACGGCGCGACCGGCTCGGCGGAGGCCACTGCGGCTCCCCGCGCGTCCTCGGTCGCGGTCCCGGACGGCGAGTCAGACCCGGCGACAACCGATCCGGCCGCAGAGGACAGCGAGGAGACGCCGTGA
- a CDS encoding protein kinase domain-containing protein — MKAGDTINGYTILEDFKVVGAGLSKWTFAARGGREFFIKEFLSPTYPDDDAPGSAKTKAKKRARCAAFEAHHRGLQKALAPLSAYGGNLIVTLDFFRWGAKYYKVTEKVDAAGPSGGDVATFDFRTQLVLMKSVAHSLKILHDLRIVHSDLKPSNIMIKRTELGYTSKLIDFDSSYIAGSPPPATEIVGTINYYSPELLGYIQEAGVSPAELGVASDLFALGLIFTEFLTGAVPPFDAATYHEPAVAVRNGETLSIPRAGIAPELADLIDAMLLADPARRPTIAQVHSALMAIRPADRDAGTVPAAPTALRGKGVRTGLRARATGTAPTGRLVGKLLKKLNDRSSS; from the coding sequence GTGAAAGCCGGCGACACGATCAACGGGTACACGATTCTCGAGGACTTCAAGGTCGTCGGCGCCGGCCTGAGCAAGTGGACGTTCGCCGCCCGGGGTGGTCGCGAGTTCTTCATCAAGGAGTTCCTCAGCCCGACCTATCCCGACGACGACGCCCCGGGCAGCGCGAAGACCAAAGCGAAGAAGCGGGCCCGGTGCGCCGCCTTCGAAGCGCACCACCGGGGCCTGCAGAAGGCGCTGGCCCCGCTGTCGGCGTACGGCGGGAACCTGATCGTCACCCTGGACTTCTTCCGCTGGGGAGCCAAGTACTACAAGGTGACCGAGAAGGTCGACGCCGCAGGTCCGAGCGGCGGCGACGTCGCGACGTTCGACTTCCGCACCCAGCTGGTGCTGATGAAGTCGGTGGCGCACAGTCTCAAGATCCTGCACGATCTGCGGATCGTGCACAGCGATCTGAAACCGAGCAACATCATGATCAAGCGCACCGAGCTGGGATACACCAGCAAGCTGATCGACTTCGACAGCTCCTACATCGCCGGCAGCCCGCCGCCGGCCACGGAGATCGTCGGGACCATCAACTACTACTCGCCGGAGCTGCTCGGGTACATCCAGGAGGCCGGGGTGAGCCCTGCCGAGCTCGGGGTGGCGTCGGACCTGTTCGCTCTGGGGCTGATCTTCACCGAGTTCCTCACCGGCGCGGTGCCGCCGTTCGACGCGGCGACCTACCACGAGCCGGCGGTCGCGGTCCGCAACGGCGAGACGCTCAGCATTCCGCGCGCCGGCATCGCGCCGGAGCTGGCGGACCTGATCGACGCGATGCTGCTGGCGGATCCCGCCCGTCGCCCCACCATCGCCCAGGTGCACTCCGCGCTGATGGCCATCCGGCCGGCCGATCGGGACGCAGGGACGGTCCCGGCCGCGCCCACCGCCTTGCGCGGAAAGGGAGTGCGCACCGGCCTGCGTGCCCGTGCCACCGGAACCGCGCCGACCGGCCGGCTCGTCGGCAAGCTGCTGAAGAAGCTCAACGACCGGAGCTCGTCGTGA